TCTGTCCTTGGTGGTGAAATAGCAGCAACAAAGCGTCCTAACCGTAGATTCAGGTGGTTGTGTGACACTTCGTGAATGGGAAGTTGGTCAAGTTGACACAGAAGTGACTTGAGAAGCAGAATTCATCCTCTGGACCCTGAGGACCCATTGTTACAGGCCAGGctttaaatttacctttttttaggATGCCTTTTTTGGTTAACTCACATACTCGTACCAATCCTCACATACAAGCCCCTTCCTGTTCATTGCATTTCCATTCTCTCAGCACCTCGGACTAACACTTCAGATTTCTCTCCACTGCTTCCTCTGTCTTGCACACATACCTGGCTCCTGATCATTTCCTAGCTGACactctcagcctctctccctgGACTCCTGCAGCAAATTTCCAAACGACCCCCCAGTTTCCAGTCTCCTCCCCTCAATCCCTCATTCTGCGGCCCTAGTAAATGTTCGGAGTGCCCCTCCCGTCATTTTCACAGGCCTTCTGAAAAAAGTCCTGATTTGCTCAGACCCCTTAACCTCATATTCAAGATTTTCTGTATCCTGGACCCGAGTTATTTCTACAACCTGGTTTTCCATTGCACCAGTCTATGCATCCTAGGCTGCATCATCAGTGCGTGcttccagttttcaaaaaaatgcGTCTCTCTCTAATGCCCTTTGCCATCACTTAGAGATCTCAAGCTCCCCTTCCAtcccttttcatttaattttcatttatgttcaaagttaaaaaaaaaagaatactatgagCTCGCATCGAAAAACCTTCCTCATCACTCCTCACTCTTGATTCCTGTTCGCCTGaggtaacacatttttttttaatttttttttcaacgtttatttatttttgggacagagagagacagagcatgaacgggggaggggcagagagagagggagacacagaatcggaaacaggctccaggctctgagccatcagcccagagcctgacgcggggcttgaactcacggaccgcgagatcgtgacctggctgaagtcggacgcttcaccgactgcgccacccaggcgccccaacacatttttaataattttggtgTTTTCTTCTATTCACCCATATTTCCTAATAACCAGCTTTCATTCTATTTGGATTTTTTCACTTTAAACatgatttgtttattatttactatgaaaaatgagaaactttAACCCTTACATAacaaagagagagtgaaaggaagagcaaatgagagagagaagacagagagagagagcgctctaTGCCTCACCCTCCGAGTATTCACACATCACACTGTTTAGTTACAGCAGCATTGAGGGTTTACGCTTTCGTGACTGTGTAAACGTTAGTAATGATGGAATCATCTAATGAACCACAGCTGCTTGAAACTCTCAGTTCTATCGCAGATGGtacaaaattccttttttttttgttgtttttatttttttcatttttggagcTATGCTGTTCAACCCTTGCTGTACTCTAACACGTTCCCAAGACGTCCCATTACTGTTGTTATGGGATTGCCCCTCATCCTAGGTTCCCTGTCTCCTGGGGTCGTCCTATTGTTTTGttctctcctttattttgaaGGTACATAGCTTCCAATAACTCCCTAAGAAATGGTGCCTAGGAAATGGCATTTGGGGTTTTGTTCATGCCTTCAAATGTCTTCTTCTAACTTCATACTTGATTGCTCGGTTGTGAATAGAATTTTAGGTTAGAAATCATTTccttgagaattttaaaatcatcGCCCTTCCCTTCTCACTTCCATGGTTGCTGTTAGGAAGTTCagtaccattttttattttattggactTCATATGCATATTTTCCCCTCTGGAAGTCTTTGGGATCCTGTCATCCTGATTTATCTGGATGCCACCTATATTCTCATTCCAATTCTTGGagtccctctctttcctcctcagtGCCCTGACTTACGAGAGACCTGCAGAAAGTTTCAACCCACTTTCTGGTACCATTTTCTGTTTCAGTCAAGGTCCCTGGTCGTAAACAAAGATAATGATTCTGATAAGTTAAGCAGAAAGGAGATATTGGAAGAGTGGTAGTTTACAGCATCAAggcaaaagaagaagaacaaaacttGATCAACAAGCAGAAATGAAGGGAAGCAAGACACAGCCAAGATCCCACTCCAGAAAGACGATGAAGGATATATCCTTTAATGTTGTCACATGGGACATCAGTCAGGGAGGCACCTGCTCTGACAGTCCGTTTCCTCCTCCCCATTCTTTTGCATCATTTTACCAAGATTCAAATCCTGTGTAGAAGAGTCTGACTGACCACATGTAGATCACACGTACCCTTAGCTCAAGGTTGCTGGGAGAAGAATACACTGCCCACCTCCCAATGGCTTCTTTAATCATACAGAAGAGCCACAACCACTAATGTCCACTAACCTATCACACAGTGCTTTGATTTAGgaaagagatagatagatagatatagatacatagagatagatatagatatagatagatatagatatagatgatatagatatagatttgaAAGCACTTTCTCTACTGAAAGGGCTTTTCAAATGTTACTTTctaatgttaattataattatgaTATTCATTAATGTTATGATTTATATTGAGCGTGTCCCCCACATGTCTCgcataaaagtatattttttctcATGTCTTCAAAACTTCTGCTAACTTGGGGTTTTAAAATCAACCTTATCTTCCTTGATCTTAGCAGGTGTCTCCCATCAAAATTCAATGAAGCACATGAATGAAAGTTTTCCAGAAGACTTAATTCTTATGGGTTTTACCAAATACCCTTGGTTGgatctccctctcttctttgccCTCCTGATTTCCTACACGTTGACGCTGTTGGGAAATATTGCTATTATTCTGGTTTCTCAACTAGATTCCCAACTCCAAAGTCCTATGTATTTCTTCCTCACAAACCTCTCCTTTTTGGACCTCTGTTTCACCACCACGACTGTACCCCAAATGCTGTTCAACTTGGGAGGCTCCAACAAGAACATCACTTATATAGGCTGTATGGTGCAGGCCTATATATTTCACTGGCTGGGCTGTACTGAATGTGTCCTGCTTGGCATCATGGCCTTAGACCGCTATGTGGCTGTGTGTAAGCCTCTGAGGTACTCTGTAATCATGGACCACAAGCACTGCCAGCAGCTCTCCAGCTCAGCCTGGCTCATTGGTCTGGCAAATTCACTGCTGCAGTCGACGCTCACAGTCCAGCTGCCCCTGTGTGGGAATCAGGAGCTAGATCACTTCTTTTGTGAGCTGCCCGGGCTTATTAAGATGGCTTGCACGGACACCACAATCAATGAGGTCACTTTAGCAGTGGTGGCCACCTTTCTGATAATGGGACCCCTCTCCATGATTCTTGTCTCTTACAGTTGTATTGCCCAAGCTGTATTTCGAATCCCTTCTGCTGATAGGAGACTTAAGGCCTTCAACACTTGTTCATCACACTTACTGGTGGTGTCTTTATTTTATGGCCCCGGCATCTACATCTACATGCAGCCCTCAGGGGACAGCCCTCAAGACCTTACTAAAGCTCTGACACTGTTTTACTGTGTTATTACTCCTATGGCCAACCCATTCATCTACACCTTGAGGAACAAGGATGTTAAAGGAGCTTTAGGGAGATTTCTGAGGAGTGCCATTTTGTCCAAAAGAATACGAGAAAATGATGCTTTACTCTGAATTGAAAAGCTCAACAATAAACTGAAATATATCCTCCTTTAAATATATGTTTCTCCAGAATTGTGCTCAAAAGCCAACTCAAGAAAACCTTCATGTGCTATATTTACCTACACCACTTTTAACACCAGTTATGTTGGTTTATTTCCAACACCAGCCAAATCTCTGACACCAATGGGGTGGCCTACAATTCGATTCAATTCTGATACTAACTACCCAGAGTTAGCATAGACTCCACAacttaagggctcagtcccacaaaaaCAGCCTCCACCTTGGATGTCATTCAGAAGTCCAGGGCACCTATACTTATGACCCACAAACTAAGTCAAGGATTTCTACAacctcctcaggtttgataattggCCAGAACAGTATATAAAACTCAAGGAAACACTTTTCTTACTTTTACCAGTTtgttactaaaaaaacaaaacaaaacaaaaccacctagGAAGTGCTGAATGCAAGAGGTGCATGTGGTGAGGCTtggcagggaggggtggtgggtaggATGTCCATTCATTCTCAGAGCATGACACCTCCCAGCACCTCAATGTGTTTACCAAACTTGAAACTCTCTAAACCCCATTGTTTAGGGGGTTTTATGAAAGCTCCACTACAtaagcatgattgattaaattattGGTGAGTGATTCAATCTCCAGCCTCTTCCCTTTTGGGGAATCCAGGGAAGGGGCCAGAAATTCCAACCCTCAATAGAGGTtgttccctctggcaaccagcccctTCATCCTGAGGCCATGAATCACGTTATTAGGATAAACTCAAGTATGACTGGAAgggcttgttatgaataataAAAGATGCTCCTATCACCCCTATCACTCAGGAAAACACAAgttctgtgtcaggaactggggacaaagaccaaatatatatttctttttctcacactTTGCTTATGAAAATAAGCACCTtcataaaaaacacatttacaacAGGTGTTGTTAATCGCAACAAATTAAATGTGAATCAAAAAGTTGGTATGGTAACTACTTAATTTGGGTCTATTCTTCATAGTATAAattataacaaattatatttgaatcaaaaagttaacattttaaaaagcttttcattaaaaataatatatttttctgtcacATTTGTAGAAGGGAATTGAATTTATGACAATTGAATAAATGGAATGTAAGACCAAACAAGATGAATAGAAATGATAAAGATGTATgtcacaaaataaacataaaaagtaaagttGTGGTTTTGAAAGTGTAGccaatattatatttttttctatgcaaaatataataattatataatatatatattaccctGCAATCACTAGATAAGCAACAGCTAATAGATAAATATACAGATAGTTTATGTATGGGGAAATATAGGGTAATATACCATTATGTGACAAAACTTGGTCttacaaacaaatttttaaaaatgcagacaaGGTTGCAAACTGACGTGGGTTCCTGGCTCCTTCTGCTAATACAAGCTGGGAAATGTGATAGGTATATGAAAGAAGCTGATGGgttttagaaaataacattttttaaatgtgagaaatAGTTGGAATATGTAAATTAGCTTAGTGCTGTTATCTGGAGGGCAACAGGACCCTAGAGAAAGAGCTTTGAGGGCCAAGACTAGAGGATAATCTTGGGAAAACCTTCTCGCTCCCATGTGACATGAGGGGATCCTTGTCCTCATTTTGGAAAAGCTAAGATGTCTGTTGTTCTTTGAAATATGAGGTGGTTACAGCCTTTTGGAAAGCAATCTAACAGGACctgttattattaaaaatatatatgttcttctacccagcaattttactagaaataaaatcatctgtGAGGAGGGCATGCATAAGAATAAATGCtgcaggggcacatgggtggctcagttggttaagagccaacttccgctcaggtcatgatctcgtggttcatgagtttgagcccggagtcaggctttgtgctgacagctcagagcctggagcccgcttcagattctgtgtcttcctctctctctgctccttccccacttgtgctctgtctctctctgtctctcaaaataaataaacatttaaaaaatttaaaaaaagaataaatattgcagACTTGTTcattataacaacaacaacaaaaaagaaatatttttaagggggatcctgggtggctccgttagttaagtgtccaagccTTGATATCAGCtggggttgtgatctcacagttgtgggatcgagccctgagttgagctctgtattgacagtgggaagcctgcttgagattctctctctccctctctctgcccctttcctgcgtGCTTTATCTctctttagaaataaagaaacgccaaaacaaaaagaaatatattttagtatgCTATTGATAGTAAAttagctattaaaataaatgtcttaagaccattaaaaataatgcttaaaaatTATTCCAGATGACTTGGAAGGATCTATCTGGCTGTAGGGGCTCTTTACACATGATAACTGCCTGGTATGTGTactgttattcttattttacagataaggaaatgaggTACACAGAGATTTAGTAACTGGATCCTGTAGGGACCAAGGGCAGGCTGTCCCAAGATGGGCCTCCTAGGTGTGAAGgctattttgagttaaaaagcaatAGAAACCCAGCAGATTCTGGAAAAGCTCTTTACCGCCCCCCACAATTACCTAAAAAGAATTTAGGTAGAAGAGCTGCTCCCGGAAGAGCGGACAACCATGGACAACCACACTATGGTATGAAGTAGGCATGGTGGAGAGAGGAACCTGGCAAGGCTTCTTTGATCAGGGTCCTCCTCTATTTCCCACTGTTTCTGAGCGGTCGTGAAAACGTTTGTTTACCAGACACTTAACTCTTTTTCATCTGGTGAACTGCATTCCTTCCCTTGGAGTCTCAGACTCCGACCCCTTCTCTTTAGTTGAGAATGACATATGTGCCTCATTTTGCCAgtctttggaatttcatgtctGTGTGGCTTCCCCTCACGTATACTATTAAATTTGATGTTCTCCCTTCAATCCGTCAATTTGATTCTTGTTGGGCTAGAAGGATCTTTAGGGCAACAGGTATTCTTGCTCCCCCACAATCCATAGCACAAAACTAACCGACCGGTTAAACACCACAGTGCCCGTCTGTAATTGCACTTGAACATGCGTCTGCATATAGGATCACACGAGCCAGGAGGAAAATGCGGAAAGGGACAAGGGGAAGTGTAGACTTCGGGAtggcagaggtggagagaggaagaggaaaaccgtggggggggggggggggagtggaagaAGAACAAAATCAGTATCTCCAGACTGACGGTCATTTCTGgaccagccagccaggtgctgacCCGGCAGAGCCCTGGTTCTGCCAATTCCCAGGCCACGCGGGACCACCTGGGACAAAACGCAGCGGTTTCCGGCCGGCGGGAGCCACAGAGACGAGAACTCCTAGAGCGGTACGGCGCACTTCCGGGTTATAGGCCGGCCGGAAGTGGGGTTTCTGGGCTTCTGGGTGAGTGAGCCCAAGCTCACCGACTTAGCTCCGGACCCGCCGCGCCGAGGGTAAGACCCCGCATGCAGGAGACGGGTCTCCTGGTGACCCACGAGGGCCCGCCCCGGCggctcccctccccagggctgtCCGGAGTGTCAGAGGGGAGCCCCGAATCCGGCGCTGTGCTGTTTGCAAAGCaggccgagcctgcttgggattccctctcccctttccctgtctctccccaacttgtgtgtgctctccctctttctcaacaaaaataaataaacttgaataaaatttaataaaattgaaaagggtTTAATTGGAGTAGAGTGAGCACAGGAAAGATTGGTAGGAAAAGGATTATAACCTTAATTTCGAAAATAGTCAGAAatttccattagaaaaaaaaaattccattaccAAGAATGTCAACTCCTCAAATCATCTACATCAATCATTGATAGCCAAACTTCAAAAatcttttctgtcctctttttctCAAAGTGTTCTGGGCAGCCTTTAACGTAGATTAAATtgtagattttcctttttaactgGTGGCACTTTTTCATCTTAGCACTTTCCTACATTTTGTGAAGGGGAATCTCCTTGCAGCAGAGAGCCGTCTTCGCGGacccctcccctcgcccccagCTGAGAGAAAATGGCTACAGATCTTATCCAAGATGGACAACAGGAAGGACCTGCGATGGTAAAGGTGGAGGAAGATCACTTTTACCTACAAGAAACTGACTTGCAGCTGAACAGCCAGTCCAGTCAGATCTTCCACCAGCGCTTCAGGCTCTTCCCTTACCAGGAGACCCCTGGACCCCGCGAGGCGCTGCGCCGGCTCCGCGAGCTGTGCCGCCAGTGGCTGAGCCCAGAAACACACACCAAGGAGCAGATCCTGGAGCTGCTGGTGCTGGAGCAGTTGCTGACCATCCTGCCCGAGGAGCTCCAGGCCTGGGTGCGGGAGCACCATCCGGAGAGCGGGGAGCAGGCGGGGACCGTGCTGGAGGATCTGGAGCGGTTGCTGGACGAGCCCGGAGAGCAGGTGGGAAGAGAGGCATGTTCTGTGGTGACAAAGTGCAGCATTTACCGGTTAGGTCAGTAGGAGAGCCGTGAGGGCAGCCATGAGCTTCTGTCCCTGTCCTGCATCATTGTTTCTGTCTGTTCCTTTTCCTGCCTCATCTCTCCTTCTAAGCCTGTTGAGTCCTTTCTCCCTGTCCTGGCTCCATGGGAAGTACTTCCCAAGGTTTTACGTCTAGTTCTCAGGGCACTTTCTTCCCAAGCCCCATGGTCCCTAATTGTCCCCAGGGCGCATTCCAAGCAGATGGACAGGAAGTGCTCTGGGAGGAAGTGACATCCCTGGGGGCCGGCTGCCAGTCACCATGTGATCAGCTCCAGCATGTGGAGACCACCCCCCCAGCATGACCTTGGAGCCCCATTCCCTAGAGAGAGGTGAGAAAGAGGAGGATCTGTCTGGAAAGGTGGATCAGGGTTCCTGCTTGGCCAGTCACAGCCATTCTTTACAGTTTAATCAGGAGTAGTATCCAAGAAGACTGATGGCCATGCATGATTTCACCCAAAATCCTCCCTGGCTCATCTGCCTTTCTATTTGCAAAGTATAACCGGTATTCTTGACCTTTTaagcaaaagatttttatttacgtatttacttacttactttaacATACTCAtctttgcttttcattaaaaaagcgTGGAATTATCACATCATTCAGTGGCTTCTTATATTATCTCTCCATTATGATCTTTACAGAGGCCTCCTCAGTGCCTTGCCCTATCCtgtctttttaagttttctctaCCCATTAGGATAGAGCCACCTTTTAAACCTTTCGCTTTGACTGCACTGCTCCTATCTTCTTCCACATTAAATTCCTTCCTGTTTACATGCCCATACCTTCCCCTGCATGTTACTCCAGTCTACTTTCAATCCTTTTTCCCTCCCACATTCTCTCCATGTCAGGAAGAACTTCATACACAGCATGTCAGATGTGCTTCCCACTGACAAAGTTTCCTGATCCCCTTCACAATCTCCAGAAAATAGGAATAGAGTGACCAGAACAGCCAAGAAATCAGACCTTTTCCGGTATTTCCTTTGAGTTGAGGTAGAATCTTCATGTTAATGAGTTTGGTGGGACATTTATCTCCCTCGGGCCAAATTTCAGTAAAACTGTTTTTCCATATCTTAGTTAATATAAGGGAATTATCAGTTTACACTGAATCTCCAAGGAGTGCCCTATTTGGGGGAAGATTAagaggaagttttc
The sequence above is a segment of the Prionailurus bengalensis isolate Pbe53 chromosome B2, Fcat_Pben_1.1_paternal_pri, whole genome shotgun sequence genome. Coding sequences within it:
- the LOC122490244 gene encoding olfactory receptor 2B11-like; this translates as MKHMNESFPEDLILMGFTKYPWLDLPLFFALLISYTLTLLGNIAIILVSQLDSQLQSPMYFFLTNLSFLDLCFTTTTVPQMLFNLGGSNKNITYIGCMVQAYIFHWLGCTECVLLGIMALDRYVAVCKPLRYSVIMDHKHCQQLSSSAWLIGLANSLLQSTLTVQLPLCGNQELDHFFCELPGLIKMACTDTTINEVTLAVVATFLIMGPLSMILVSYSCIAQAVFRIPSADRRLKAFNTCSSHLLVVSLFYGPGIYIYMQPSGDSPQDLTKALTLFYCVITPMANPFIYTLRNKDVKGALGRFLRSAILSKRIRENDALL
- the LOC122489082 gene encoding zinc finger and SCAN domain-containing protein 23-like, with amino-acid sequence MATDLIQDGQQEGPAMVKVEEDHFYLQETDLQLNSQSSQIFHQRFRLFPYQETPGPREALRRLRELCRQWLSPETHTKEQILELLVLEQLLTILPEELQAWVREHHPESGEQAGTVLEDLERLLDEPGEQILGFSEEKIKGSHQG